AAAGACCATCTTTAAAGACTGTTTTTAACTGAATTAAAACTAATAAATGGGTAATAGTTAGGAGTGACAGACTCAGAAAGTATTACAAAAAAGGCGGAAAAAGAACAAGAAATGCCGTGCAAAGATTAGTTCCAGAAGGTTATGTAAAACCCATATGAGCACGTGATAAATCCATAGATTCTAGGCAAGATTTTGGACATTGAGAGCTAGATTTAGTAGTTGGCAAAAAGGCTAGCGGGCATGATAATATCCTAACTTTAGTAGAAAGAAAAACTAGAAAATTATTTGCTAAAAAAGTGAGAAATAAAAATCCCAAAACCATCAATAAAGCCATCAAAGATCTTGCAAATGAAAATAATTTACATATCAAAACTATCACTTGCGACAATGGAATTGAATTTGAGGAAATTGCAATATTAGCATATTGATTAAAAGTAATAATTTATAAAGCAGAACCATATGCTTCATTTCAAAGAGGTTCTAATGAGCATGCCAACGGATTAATTAGAAGGTTTTATCCAAAAGGTTTTGATTTCAACCTAATCAGCGATGATGATTTGCAAAATACAATCAGTAAAATTAACTCAATGCCTAGGGAAATTTTTAATTGAAAATCCGCTTTAGAGGTCTTTAATGATAACTTGGTGATTTAAGATTTAAAAAAATCGCCGTTTGGCGATTTTAAAAATATCTATGTGTTGCATTTATATTTTTAATTTGGGAATAGGAAGCACATACATGCTTCCTATTTTTTTAAATTTTTATTTTTATTATAATAAAATTTTTTAATTTCTGATACTAAATCGATTTTATCATTGCGGAATAAAATTCCTGTAGTCATATGCGATGTTAAATTGTTTTGATCATAGTAAAGACTTTTTTGATTTTTTGTTACGGTAATCAATTGATTCATGAAAATTAATTCGCCGTTTGTGTTATAAACACCAGAACCAGAAGCCCCAGGTCCGTTTGTTACAAAAAAATTAGGGGCACCGTTTTTAATATAAACGCCTTTAAACATATT
This sequence is a window from Mesomycoplasma ovipneumoniae. Protein-coding genes within it:
- a CDS encoding IS30 family transposase; amino-acid sequence: MEKRKFKHFSFEDLVKIEFLLQQNKSIRFIARQLNVAPSTVSREIKRNLNEYGIYEANLAITKRRKRYYHRYYFRFVELGKYEEFSKIFAIKYDKKVHGVKATYFYIAENFPDIERPSLKTVFNWIKTNKWVIVRSDRLRKYYKKGGKRTRNAVQRLVPEGYVKPIWARDKSIDSRQDFGHWELDLVVGKKASGHDNILTLVERKTRKLFAKKVRNKNPKTINKAIKDLANENNLHIKTITCDNGIEFEEIAILAYWLKVIIYKAEPYASFQRGSNEHANGLIRRFYPKGFDFNLISDDDLQNTISKINSMPREIFNWKSALEVFNDNLVI